In Leptospiraceae bacterium, one DNA window encodes the following:
- a CDS encoding DEAD/DEAH box helicase, whose amino-acid sequence METRTDSAIKNLSKKIKNLPYKRKLKNKNFQSGFLGELRNYQKEGVLFLESLFEIGLGGILADDMGLGKTIQCLTFLDRILSQKKAKLILIVGPLASISVWKKESEKFFKELNLILWHGSDRKKNPLPNKGIILTTYGTLSRDFDDWKDHYTFDITILDEAQNLKNYRSITSHATREIKSRSYYCLTGTPLENNLMDLWSLFDLIFPGYLGKKDAFKKIYSDSNTNSHLLLKEKIEPFLLRRTKENVLTELPSKTEILVPVAMTETQKKFYEEARKQAIIELANAGRDYLIKLLPHLMRLRRIACHPEIGNPLKTNPLQSGKFQHIQDVIEEVVGSSSGILIFSQFTDILKICGKLLEKLGHDYYYLDGSTKIKDREQFVREFQEGQKHIFLISLKAGGTALTLHRADTVMHLDPWWNPAIERQASDRAHRIGQKKKVFVYKLYSEDSIEEKVLELQRKKKDIFDSIFEGNFTTSSQITRQELQELLEW is encoded by the coding sequence ATGGAGACTCGCACCGATTCTGCAATCAAAAATCTCTCAAAAAAAATAAAAAATCTACCCTATAAAAGAAAACTGAAAAATAAAAATTTTCAGTCGGGTTTTCTTGGTGAGCTTCGAAACTATCAAAAAGAAGGAGTTTTATTTTTAGAAAGCCTTTTTGAAATTGGACTTGGTGGAATTTTAGCAGATGATATGGGCTTAGGGAAAACAATTCAGTGCCTGACTTTTCTCGACAGAATTCTATCACAAAAAAAAGCGAAGCTGATTTTAATCGTAGGACCTCTTGCCTCAATCAGTGTCTGGAAAAAGGAATCAGAAAAATTTTTCAAAGAACTGAATCTTATCTTGTGGCATGGGAGCGACAGAAAAAAAAATCCACTCCCAAATAAAGGAATAATTCTCACTACTTATGGTACTCTTTCCCGTGATTTTGATGATTGGAAAGACCACTACACCTTTGATATTACAATATTAGACGAAGCTCAAAATTTAAAAAATTATCGTTCTATCACATCTCATGCTACACGTGAAATAAAATCGAGATCGTACTATTGCTTAACCGGAACTCCATTAGAAAATAATTTAATGGATCTTTGGTCATTATTTGATCTTATTTTTCCCGGGTATCTAGGGAAAAAAGACGCTTTCAAAAAAATATATTCAGATTCCAATACAAATAGTCACCTGCTATTGAAAGAAAAAATTGAACCATTTCTATTACGAAGAACAAAGGAAAATGTATTAACAGAACTTCCTTCAAAAACAGAAATATTAGTTCCGGTGGCAATGACAGAAACTCAAAAAAAATTTTATGAAGAAGCAAGAAAGCAAGCAATTATTGAGCTTGCAAATGCGGGCAGGGATTACTTAATCAAACTTTTGCCTCATCTAATGAGACTCAGAAGAATTGCTTGTCACCCTGAAATAGGAAATCCATTAAAAACAAACCCACTACAATCCGGTAAATTTCAACATATTCAAGATGTTATTGAAGAGGTAGTAGGCAGCTCGTCCGGAATTTTAATATTCAGTCAATTCACCGATATTTTAAAAATCTGCGGTAAACTATTAGAAAAATTAGGACACGATTATTACTATTTAGACGGATCAACAAAAATAAAAGACAGAGAACAATTTGTAAGAGAATTTCAAGAGGGACAAAAACATATTTTCCTGATCAGTCTTAAAGCAGGTGGAACTGCACTCACACTTCATCGAGCAGATACCGTAATGCACCTTGATCCATGGTGGAATCCTGCAATTGAAAGACAGGCTTCAGACAGAGCGCATCGAATCGGACAAAAGAAAAAAGTATTTGTGTATAAGCTGTATTCGGAAGATTCTATTGAGGAAAAGGTTTTAGAGTTACAAAGAAAAAAGAAAGATATTTTTGATTCCATTTTTGAGGGAAACTTTACAACTTCTTCTCAAATTACAAGACAAGAGTTGCAAGAATTATTAGAATGGTGA
- the mtaB gene encoding tRNA (N(6)-L-threonylcarbamoyladenosine(37)-C(2))-methylthiotransferase MtaB codes for MLSEKEKELSVSFYTLGCRLNISESDGLLATLKKFGYKSVSLEEKPEIVVVNTCTVTNKADSKNRNVIRSAIKSNPGSQIWVTGCYAQTDKEIIEKIPGVTGVVGNTEKSKLPYYIMEKNSIEYDQTLKSDLDKFSYSDALPELHTRAYLKIQDGCNRKCSYCKIPQARGTGVSRNYKDVVDQVKFLQDNAIGEIVLTGVNIGWYKDESIKFIHLLHSILNILEYSRLRISSIEPSDVGAELAELFHHPRFCNYLHIPLQSGSSKILKLMKRSYFTKSFRNRIEKIKSKCPEVFLGTDVITGFPGETVEDFSETIALLKELEFAKIHAFPFSLRNGTIAEKFENRVSHDVSKNRVKELMELSRKLHKNYSIKNFGKRKEAILESDGFALTDNYLRVDLRNQSNNLDVGQFIDVELKNYIEENNKEGFFSSPF; via the coding sequence ATGCTCTCTGAAAAAGAGAAAGAACTCTCTGTCTCTTTTTATACACTTGGTTGCAGATTAAATATTTCTGAATCTGACGGTCTTTTGGCAACATTAAAAAAATTCGGATATAAATCTGTTTCGTTGGAAGAAAAACCTGAAATTGTAGTAGTGAACACTTGCACTGTAACCAATAAAGCAGATTCTAAAAATCGTAATGTCATAAGAAGTGCAATAAAGTCGAACCCCGGATCTCAAATTTGGGTAACAGGATGCTATGCGCAAACAGACAAAGAAATTATAGAAAAAATTCCCGGAGTCACGGGAGTTGTAGGGAATACAGAAAAATCAAAACTTCCTTATTATATTATGGAAAAAAATTCTATAGAGTACGATCAAACTCTTAAAAGCGATTTAGATAAGTTTTCTTATTCGGATGCACTTCCCGAACTGCATACAAGAGCGTACTTAAAAATACAAGACGGGTGCAATAGAAAATGCTCGTACTGTAAAATACCTCAAGCAAGAGGAACCGGAGTTAGCAGGAATTACAAAGACGTAGTTGATCAGGTGAAATTTTTGCAAGACAATGCAATCGGTGAAATTGTGCTCACGGGTGTGAACATTGGCTGGTATAAAGATGAGTCTATAAAATTTATTCATTTACTTCATTCTATACTGAATATATTGGAATATTCCAGACTTAGAATTTCTTCCATAGAGCCAAGTGATGTCGGGGCAGAGCTTGCAGAGCTTTTTCATCACCCTCGGTTTTGTAATTATTTACACATTCCTTTGCAAAGTGGGAGTTCTAAAATTCTGAAGCTAATGAAAAGAAGCTATTTTACAAAATCGTTTAGAAATAGAATTGAAAAAATAAAAAGCAAATGCCCTGAAGTGTTTCTTGGAACTGATGTTATCACCGGTTTTCCAGGAGAAACAGTAGAAGATTTTTCGGAAACAATTGCTTTATTGAAAGAGTTAGAGTTTGCTAAAATACACGCCTTCCCTTTTTCTCTAAGAAATGGAACGATTGCAGAAAAATTTGAGAATAGGGTTTCGCATGACGTATCAAAAAATAGGGTAAAGGAATTGATGGAACTTTCTCGAAAACTTCACAAAAATTATTCTATAAAAAATTTTGGAAAGCGTAAGGAGGCAATTTTAGAGAGTGATGGATTTGCACTTACGGATAATTATCTGAGAGTAGATTTAAGAAATCAGTCGAATAACTTAGACGTAGGTCAGTTTATAGATGTAGAATTAAAGAATTATATAGAAGAAAATAATAAAGAAGGATTTTTTTCTTCACCATTCTAA
- a CDS encoding tetratricopeptide repeat protein: MNFRVVIVLAGLLLIGGGVFTAVSQSIIFQESEKNKSLTEKIREGEELLLQSAKTSHEKALSIFSELNSKEGSERYRFQIQFGLGRALEKNSDQMRALEIYQELNQKLVTEKWTGEREKLSYSLGYLLLKLNREEEGKGHLEEVLKKSSDKKIRSLALSSLGDFFFRKKDLEKARKNYSLAVQEDGSNTHARIGWGRVLFGQGKDWASYEIFDDYISDAKYFDIDGDKKISEYSSAIFQRGKDQYNKREFWRAIETFQKLLSMKESSKIEERSLYYISESYASLGRGKDAIKYIDRMLNNSDTSLDQSALFRKGTIYFKWGSYEKAASVFQTIIHRYPKNHITDRAIAWKKECLELLTEDNYLRFSEIRDRGRDEKEIPSEDEVLRYDVPKPDYPKND, from the coding sequence ATGAATTTTAGAGTGGTCATAGTACTTGCAGGATTGTTACTAATAGGTGGTGGAGTTTTTACTGCGGTTTCACAGTCGATAATTTTTCAGGAAAGTGAAAAAAATAAATCGTTAACCGAAAAAATTCGAGAAGGAGAAGAGTTACTTCTTCAGTCCGCGAAGACCAGTCATGAGAAGGCTCTTTCTATATTCTCTGAGTTGAATTCTAAAGAGGGAAGTGAGAGGTATAGATTTCAGATTCAGTTTGGGCTTGGTCGTGCATTAGAAAAAAATAGCGATCAAATGCGGGCTTTGGAGATATACCAAGAACTGAATCAAAAACTTGTTACAGAAAAATGGACAGGTGAAAGAGAAAAGTTGTCTTACTCGTTGGGTTATTTGTTGTTAAAATTGAACAGGGAAGAAGAAGGGAAGGGGCACCTCGAAGAAGTATTGAAGAAGAGTAGCGATAAAAAGATTCGCTCTCTTGCGCTTAGCTCTCTGGGTGACTTTTTCTTTAGAAAAAAAGATTTAGAAAAAGCCAGAAAAAATTATTCTCTTGCGGTTCAAGAAGATGGATCGAATACTCACGCAAGGATCGGTTGGGGGAGAGTGCTTTTTGGTCAAGGAAAGGATTGGGCATCTTATGAGATATTTGATGATTATATTTCGGATGCAAAATACTTTGATATAGACGGGGACAAGAAAATTTCAGAGTATTCATCTGCGATTTTCCAAAGGGGAAAAGATCAATACAATAAGAGAGAATTTTGGAGAGCAATAGAGACATTTCAAAAACTTCTTTCAATGAAAGAATCTTCAAAAATTGAAGAGAGGTCTCTGTATTATATTTCTGAAAGCTATGCCTCCCTCGGAAGAGGAAAGGATGCTATCAAATACATAGACAGAATGTTGAATAACTCTGATACTTCCTTAGACCAATCTGCACTGTTTAGAAAAGGTACGATATATTTTAAGTGGGGCAGCTATGAAAAAGCAGCTTCAGTTTTTCAGACTATCATTCACAGGTATCCCAAAAATCATATTACGGATAGGGCTATTGCTTGGAAAAAAGAATGCTTAGAGCTTTTAACAGAAGATAATTATTTACGGTTTTCAGAGATTCGGGATAGAGGTAGGGACGAAAAAGAAATTCCGAGTGAAGACGAAGTTTTACGATACGATGTTCCAAAACCAGATTACCCTAAGAATGATTGA
- a CDS encoding DUF1564 family protein translates to MHALLNRYRNVILWGTFEKMDRVKKAYQEVGQNLQKKNFTPNNEDWIELGILADWLGTTKTALFTLLLVLDLAEWDIILPSRFFESGVPTPVTTIAGGSYLSKRKTTRYNRLIRQKPDE, encoded by the coding sequence TTGCACGCATTGCTGAACAGATACAGAAACGTGATTCTTTGGGGGACTTTTGAGAAAATGGATAGAGTAAAGAAAGCGTATCAAGAAGTCGGACAAAATTTACAGAAGAAAAATTTTACCCCGAATAACGAAGACTGGATTGAGCTTGGCATTCTTGCAGACTGGCTTGGCACCACAAAGACAGCTCTTTTTACTCTTTTATTGGTGCTTGACCTTGCTGAATGGGACATAATTCTCCCCAGTAGATTCTTCGAGAGTGGAGTTCCCACCCCGGTGACCACGATTGCGGGAGGATCATACCTCTCCAAGAGAAAAACAACTCGCTACAACAGACTGATACGGCAAAAACCTGACGAATAG
- a CDS encoding metalloenzyme, with product MILYIFIDGIGFGKNTPDTNPFAKFPTEFFSPLAEITIPNSSKFHEMIYVKTDASMGVEGLPQSATGQTAIWTGINAPSAIQRHVSGYPTFTLKKIISKYSILKILTEHKIKCGFLNCYSPLYFEQIKKNPRQVSASTLIQMAAGIPFKTIEDLRNGKGLYMDITHEFLRVIGKNYLDPTDDLLIPRDPFQMGERLYENSKDYDLAVFEYFLTDKVGHDRNWENAERVISTLELFFQGILTHFNPDKDQLIVTSDHGNLEDLSTNKHTSNLVPTILFGKYSDSMSKKIKSLYDIVPEIYSVFDLNIFLNQKEFLNHS from the coding sequence ATGATCCTATACATCTTCATTGACGGAATCGGCTTTGGCAAGAATACACCCGACACTAATCCATTTGCAAAGTTTCCGACTGAGTTCTTTTCTCCTCTTGCCGAAATCACAATTCCAAACTCTTCTAAATTCCATGAGATGATTTATGTAAAAACCGACGCTTCGATGGGAGTAGAAGGATTACCCCAAAGTGCAACAGGTCAAACTGCAATCTGGACAGGGATAAATGCTCCCTCAGCCATCCAAAGGCATGTTAGTGGGTATCCTACTTTTACACTTAAAAAAATTATAAGCAAATACTCTATTTTAAAAATTTTGACAGAGCATAAAATAAAATGCGGATTTTTAAATTGCTACAGTCCTTTGTATTTTGAACAGATAAAAAAAAATCCAAGACAAGTCTCAGCATCAACTCTTATCCAAATGGCAGCCGGAATTCCATTCAAAACAATTGAAGACCTGCGAAACGGAAAAGGATTGTATATGGATATTACCCACGAATTCCTAAGAGTTATCGGCAAAAATTATTTAGATCCTACAGATGATTTGCTGATACCTCGAGACCCTTTTCAAATGGGAGAAAGACTATACGAGAATTCCAAAGATTATGACTTGGCAGTATTTGAATATTTCTTAACCGACAAGGTTGGACACGATCGGAATTGGGAAAATGCAGAAAGAGTCATATCCACACTCGAATTATTTTTTCAAGGAATACTTACTCATTTCAATCCTGACAAAGACCAGCTTATAGTAACATCAGACCATGGAAATTTAGAAGACCTCTCCACGAATAAACACACTTCCAATTTAGTCCCTACTATTTTATTTGGAAAATATTCAGACAGTATGAGTAAGAAAATCAAAAGCCTCTATGATATAGTTCCGGAAATTTACTCCGTATTTGATCTGAATATTTTTCTAAACCAAAAAGAATTCCTCAATCATTCTTAG
- a CDS encoding MBL fold metallo-hydrolase yields MKLNLQFIGATGTVTGSKYLLTTNESKVLIDCGLFQGLKVMRERNRKPLPFRENQIDAIVLTHAHLDHSGFIPLIVKNGFKGSIYCTPATNALCDILLPDSGHLQEEDAEFANKHKFSKHSPALSLYTEKDARTSLKYLKNVEFNKKVKIAKDISAEFFPAGHILGSSIVRLSINGIVVTFSGDIGRQKNTTHFPPSSIPNTDYLILESTYGDRVHSDENPEEVIEKIIIDTIQRGGRLLIPSFAVGRAQQILYLIYKLQKRNSIPEIPVFVDSPMASEATKIFLDYSKESKIPESECREFSRIAKFIESAKDSKNLSEDKTPSIIISASGMATGGRVLHHLKIIAPNPKNSILFAGYQAPGTRGEAMVKGNKLIKIHGEQIPVNAKVFQLDTLSAHADSEEIITWLKTFQNPPKTTYITHGEPSASETMRKKIREELGWDSTVPDYLEEVELH; encoded by the coding sequence ATGAAACTTAATCTTCAATTTATTGGTGCTACGGGAACTGTTACCGGATCAAAATATCTATTAACTACCAACGAATCAAAAGTTCTTATTGACTGTGGTCTTTTTCAAGGGCTAAAAGTGATGCGTGAAAGAAATAGAAAACCTCTTCCTTTTCGTGAAAATCAAATTGACGCTATAGTCCTGACTCACGCACATTTAGACCATAGCGGTTTTATTCCTCTGATCGTAAAAAATGGATTTAAAGGGTCTATCTATTGCACCCCTGCAACAAATGCGTTATGCGACATCCTATTACCAGATTCAGGACATCTCCAAGAAGAAGATGCAGAATTTGCAAATAAGCATAAATTTTCCAAGCATAGCCCTGCCCTTTCTTTATATACAGAGAAAGATGCAAGAACTTCATTAAAGTATCTAAAAAATGTAGAGTTCAACAAAAAAGTAAAAATCGCGAAAGACATTAGTGCAGAATTTTTTCCGGCAGGGCACATACTCGGATCCAGTATAGTCAGACTTTCAATCAATGGAATTGTTGTAACTTTTTCTGGAGATATTGGAAGGCAAAAAAATACAACTCATTTTCCTCCATCTTCTATTCCCAACACAGACTATCTAATCTTAGAGTCAACTTATGGGGATCGAGTGCACTCGGACGAAAATCCTGAAGAGGTAATCGAAAAAATCATCATCGATACAATTCAAAGAGGAGGAAGACTTCTAATCCCATCTTTTGCGGTGGGAAGAGCACAACAAATATTGTACCTTATTTATAAATTACAAAAAAGAAATTCAATTCCTGAGATACCTGTATTTGTGGATAGCCCTATGGCAAGCGAGGCAACAAAGATTTTTTTAGACTATTCAAAAGAAAGTAAAATTCCAGAAAGCGAATGCAGGGAATTTTCTCGAATTGCAAAATTTATTGAAAGCGCGAAAGATTCCAAAAATTTAAGTGAAGACAAAACTCCATCTATAATTATTTCTGCAAGTGGAATGGCAACAGGTGGAAGAGTTCTTCATCACCTTAAAATAATCGCTCCTAATCCAAAAAATTCTATTCTATTCGCCGGTTACCAAGCTCCCGGGACAAGAGGTGAAGCTATGGTAAAGGGAAACAAATTAATAAAAATTCATGGAGAGCAAATTCCAGTGAATGCAAAAGTTTTTCAATTGGACACTTTGTCCGCCCATGCAGATTCTGAAGAAATAATTACTTGGCTAAAAACTTTTCAAAACCCACCAAAGACGACCTACATCACTCACGGTGAACCATCTGCCAGTGAGACAATGAGAAAAAAAATCAGAGAAGAGCTTGGATGGGATTCTACGGTTCCAGATTATTTAGAAGAAGTTGAACTACATTGA
- a CDS encoding DUF2784 domain-containing protein, which produces MISLNLQDALFTALHLCIILFNLFGWVVPSLRKFNLILLCLTLFSWIGLGYFYGIGYCPFTDWQWAVKEKLGEVNLPNSFIKYFLDSIFKIDSNPISVDILTAGLFFFALAVSIYMNFFKKNL; this is translated from the coding sequence ATGATTTCATTAAACCTGCAAGATGCTCTTTTTACGGCTCTTCATCTATGTATTATCTTATTCAATTTGTTTGGTTGGGTCGTACCAAGTTTACGAAAATTCAATTTAATTCTGCTTTGCCTTACACTTTTTTCGTGGATCGGGCTTGGTTATTTTTATGGGATCGGTTATTGTCCCTTCACCGACTGGCAATGGGCAGTCAAGGAAAAGTTGGGGGAAGTGAATCTGCCAAATTCTTTTATAAAATATTTCTTAGATTCCATTTTTAAGATTGACTCAAATCCAATTTCAGTAGATATTTTAACTGCCGGATTATTCTTTTTTGCTTTAGCTGTTTCCATATACATGAACTTTTTTAAAAAAAATCTATAG
- a CDS encoding tetratricopeptide repeat protein → MTLLIFSQSIFAEEETLYQNSLKFFKTGDYTQAISNLNELHKLGKESFESRYLAGHAHWKKGDYPSAIEEWQISKKIQPRNLNVTLDLIKAHSFVGQTRTAFLICREALRKFPESRDLKLSYSSLLIKVKRVRQALEIIESLKAENSNDYRSLALESKIYFDMGNFEKAETSIKWALALSPENPNLLNNLALILERLADSKIAENNKDGAKKNLEEAKKQLEIALKKENREVFANNLKRIGDSLNAL, encoded by the coding sequence TTGACTCTTTTAATTTTTTCGCAATCAATTTTTGCTGAAGAAGAAACACTATATCAAAATTCATTAAAGTTTTTTAAAACGGGAGACTACACTCAAGCGATTTCTAATCTTAATGAATTGCACAAGCTCGGAAAGGAATCTTTTGAATCTCGCTACCTTGCAGGCCATGCACATTGGAAAAAAGGAGACTACCCATCTGCAATAGAAGAATGGCAAATCTCAAAAAAAATTCAACCCAGGAATTTGAACGTAACCTTGGACTTGATAAAAGCCCATAGTTTTGTAGGACAAACCAGAACTGCATTTTTAATTTGTAGAGAGGCACTTAGAAAATTTCCAGAATCGAGAGATTTGAAACTTTCCTATTCTTCTCTTCTTATAAAAGTTAAAAGAGTTCGACAAGCTTTAGAAATTATTGAGAGCTTGAAAGCTGAGAATTCAAATGATTATAGATCGCTTGCTTTAGAATCTAAAATTTATTTTGATATGGGGAACTTTGAAAAAGCAGAGACGAGTATAAAATGGGCACTTGCTCTTTCACCCGAAAACCCGAACCTATTGAATAACCTTGCTTTGATCCTCGAGAGATTGGCAGATAGTAAAATTGCTGAAAATAATAAAGATGGAGCCAAGAAAAATTTAGAGGAAGCAAAAAAGCAATTAGAGATAGCTTTGAAAAAAGAGAATAGAGAAGTTTTTGCAAACAATCTGAAAAGAATAGGAGATAGTTTGAATGCTCTCTGA
- a CDS encoding sterol desaturase family protein: MNFQIEEAIRVWGIIFFILTIRYVVFAGIAYLIFWVWKKKDWEHKRIQIPYPDNRKIINEFYWSMSSMFIFAFIGLGIYYLKKSGKTLIYSDINEYGIGYFWFSIIAMIIIHDTYFYWAHRFMHIKPLYKFLHNVHHLSVNPSPWASFSFQPTESFLESIIVLIFVFILPVHSLAIMAFMIFMTFMNVLGHLGFELYPKNFVRHWFGKWHNTATHHNMHHKYFHYNYGLYFNFWDRVMGTNHPKYFESFDEIKSRKSFF; this comes from the coding sequence ATGAATTTTCAAATCGAAGAAGCAATTCGAGTTTGGGGGATAATTTTTTTTATATTAACCATTAGATATGTTGTATTCGCCGGAATCGCCTATTTGATATTCTGGGTATGGAAGAAAAAAGACTGGGAACACAAGAGAATTCAAATTCCCTATCCCGATAATAGAAAAATCATAAATGAATTTTATTGGTCAATGTCTTCCATGTTTATTTTTGCTTTTATTGGACTCGGTATTTACTATCTGAAAAAATCAGGCAAAACACTTATATATTCAGATATTAACGAATACGGAATTGGCTACTTTTGGTTCAGCATTATTGCAATGATTATTATTCATGACACATATTTCTACTGGGCACATAGATTTATGCATATCAAACCTCTTTATAAATTTCTACATAATGTTCACCACCTATCGGTGAATCCATCTCCTTGGGCATCGTTTTCTTTTCAACCAACCGAATCTTTTTTAGAATCTATCATTGTTTTGATTTTCGTATTTATACTTCCCGTTCATTCTTTAGCGATTATGGCTTTTATGATCTTTATGACATTTATGAATGTGCTCGGCCATTTGGGTTTTGAACTCTATCCTAAAAATTTTGTACGGCACTGGTTTGGAAAATGGCACAACACCGCAACTCATCATAATATGCACCACAAATATTTTCATTATAACTATGGGCTTTACTTCAATTTTTGGGATCGAGTCATGGGCACAAATCACCCAAAATATTTTGAATCTTTTGATGAGATTAAATCTAGGAAAAGTTTTTTTTAG